A stretch of DNA from Mucilaginibacter daejeonensis:
AAAAGCGGGCCGTAATGGTCCGCTTTTGTTAAAGGTAGATGCGTAAAACTTACAGTTTTAATGGAGCACCGTTCACGGTCACATTCTCTGCCTTAATGCCTTTGTAAATATTCTTCAATTCAGGGTCTTTTGCGGTGGCAGTGATATTTTTAAAAGTGATATTAGATACCTTATCCAGCGGGTTGCCTTCCAGCTCGCCAAATTTGAGGCAGTCCACCTTAATGTTCGATAGGGTGATGTCATGCACCGTTCCAAAAGGTTTTTCGGCACTGCCACCCAGGTCAAAGAACTGCTTCCACGGAGCTATCTCAATGATCTTGCCGCACTTGCCGGTAATGTTCTCCACCCTGATGTTCTCAAAATGCTGGTACGTATCGGGGCGCATCTTGAGTTTCAATAGCGGCATATCGTTATTCACTTTGCAATTACGCATCACAATGTTGCGGGCGTGTATACTTTCGCTGCCAAGGGTAAGCGTGGCATGAGCGGGGCCAATGGTGCAGTTCTCTACCAGCACATCCTCTACGATACCGTTCTCGGGCAGTTGATGCGCATTAGGGCCTTTGCCACCCTTGATGCAAATAGCATCATCATTTACCGATACATAGCAGTTGCGCACGGTCACTTTTTTGCATACATCTATATCAACACCGTCGCTGCTTGGGGCCGGTACCGGTTCAAATGGCGAGGTGATACGGCAATTTTCGATCAGCACGTTCTGGCATTGGTACAGGTGGGTGGTCCAAAAGCCTGAGTTAACCAATTTGGCGTTCTTGATGGTCACGTTGTTGCATCCCCAAATGAACAACAAGCGAGGGCGATGCACTTCGAGGTTGGTCGATTCCTTCCCCGCTTTACGCATTGAGTCGCGGTGATCCCAAAACTGTTTCCAAAAACGCGCACCGTTGCCATTGATCATACCCGGACCGGTTATGGTGAAACCATTCACCTGGTAGGCGTTCACCAAAGCTGCATAATAGTCCAGCTTTCGGCCTTCCATACGTGAGGGGAGCAGCGGATAGTCATTGATATTGTCTGACCCCTTCAATACCGCACCTTCCATGAGGCGCAGGTGAGTTTTGGGTTTAAAAAAGAGCGCACCACTCAGGTAAGTACCTTTTGGGATCACTACAGTGCCACCACCGTTGGCAGCGGCTTTATCGATCACCTTTTGTATGGCTTTGGTATTTAAAATGGTGCTATCATTGACCTTCACTCCATAGCGGGTGATCACCAGGTCCTGCGCGTGCGCAGCAAATGTAAAGGCAGTTAAGCAAGCAAATAGAAAGATCTTCTTCATTTATCAGTTCAAGGTGAGCATGTCATGCCCAATCATTCAAGGCTGCCTGACAACTCGTTTTATAAGTCTATAACGGTCAATAACGATGTGCTGGTACCAAATATATACAGGTCGGGTAAAATGCCTGTCCTGCACTGTGGGTTAGCTGGCTGCCCGATACCGGCGTAAGCACTATCATTGGACCATCTTTACTCCTTTTCGGTTTAACACAAACCATCAGGGTATTTACCGAATAAACGCTGTACGACGCCAACCTGATAGGTGCGCTTTGCTCCAAATATTTAATTTTGAAGAAAGCCCGTTATTTGACCAAGAGATGCCGACCCACACCGATCACCATCCACAGCAGGAGCCAGCTAATGCTGCGCACCCCCCGCCCGATGTTACTGACCATGACCTGATCAGCCAGCTTGGCCAGGCCCTTGCTCATGCCCACCAGCCTGAACAGATTAAAGCTATCGCGGCCAGGCTACTGGCCGAGGTCACTGAACGGGACCGTATCGCAGCAGAGGCTGCCAAAGCCGAGGAACAGCTACGTAACAGTGCCGACCGGTATCGTACGTTACTCAACTCTATAGATGAGGGGTTTTGCATCATCGAGATGATCCATGATGAAAACGGCAAGCCTATCGATTACCTTTTTGTAGAGGTGAACCACATATTTGAAAAGCAGACCGGCCTGCGCGATGTGGTAGGTAAAAAGGTAAGCCATCTATCGCCCCTTACTGAGGATCACTGGCTGCAAGATTATGATAACGTTGCGCGTACCGGCCAGCCCATGCGTGTAGAGAACTATCATGCCGGCACCGAGCGCTGGTACCTGGCCAACGCCGCCCGGGTAGGCCATGCCGGGAGCAAGCAGGTAGGCGTGGTATTTGAGGACATAACCGAGCGCAAACGCTTTGAGCAACGCCAGGCCCTATTACTCCAACTGACCGATGCTTTGCGCCCAGTGGCCGACCCGACCCAGATACAACAGACCATGGCTCACACCATACGCGACTTTTACAAGGTGGATCGGTGTTTTTACGCTGAGATAGAAAACGGAGACGCCATTATACGCCGCGACGCCTGCCCTGCCGACCTGCCGTCGATCGCGGGCACGTACGCTATTGGCAGCATGCGTTTGTTCAATAGTGTGCTGGATGCCGGCAAACCGTTCATCGTTACCGATGCTCACACCTCTCCCATTTTGGATGAGGAATTACGCGCGTTATGTCTTTCGCTCCAGATCATTTCTTTTCTTGATGTGCCGGTGATCAAGCATGGTGTACCCGTAGGTATACTGTGCATCACACACTCCGTACCCCGCGAGTGGGATGATTTTGACATTGAACTGGCCGCCGAGATAGCCGAACGCACCTGGACCGCCGTAGAACGATCGCACGCCCAGGCGGCCCTACACCGTGCCGAAGCAGATGAGCGGGTGAGGAAGGTGATGTTACAAAATCAGCAGGAGACCTTTAAAGCCACGCTATCCATCCAGGAAGAAGAACGCCGCCGTATATCAGAAAGCTTGCATAACGGCTTGGGGCAATTGCTTTACGGCATCAAGATCAGCTTGAGCCACCTTACCTGCGATCAGGCCACCGCCGATCCTAATACCTTCATCACGCATAAGCAATACACTGATCAGCTGCTGAGCCAGGCCATACGCGAGAGCCGGCGTATATCGCACGAGTTGATTCCAGCCATGCTGGAGGATTTTGGGCTCAAGGCCGCCATTGAGGATATCTGTAAACAATTTTCGAATGGTGTGCAGTTCAGGTGTAAGATCACCGGCATTACCGAGCGCCTTGATGGTTACCTGGAATTGGCCATTTTCCGTATCGTTCAGGAACTGCTTACCAATGTGATCAAGCATGCCAAGGCGACGCTGGTTTGGGCTAACGTTAAATTACAGAACGAGGTGATCATCATTAGCGTGAAAGATAATGGCAAAGGCTTCAACACGACCGTGGGCAAACGCCCGGGCATTGGGCTGGCATCGATACGCAGCAAGATGAAACTCATGAACGGCGATGTTAAGGTGATCACGGCGGCTAACGAGGGATCTACCGTTAAGGTAACGCTGCCGCTGCAACGTACCGATAGCTGAGCGGAGTGAAAAGCCGCCTTTTAAAATGTGTGAATTACGCTTAAGGATCGAGTATTTGCCGTATTGATTATACTTTCCGATCGTTGAATTTTTGCAGGCTATAGCTATCTATTAACGCCTGTTCATGATCAAGATATTATTGGCTGAAGATCACGCCATTGTTAGGAACGCACTCAAGGAATTACTGGAAAAGGTACCCACGATCAGGGTGGTGGGCGAAGCACTGAACGGCAGCGATGTGATCAGCATGATCACCACACTGGAAGCCGACATTTTGCTGGCCGACCTTAACATGCCCGGACTTAACGGGGTCGACCTGGCCCGGCAACTCAACCAGCAAAAACACCCTATTAAGGTAATGATGCTCACCATGCATGATCACCGATCTTATGTGATCGATGCATTTAGGGCCGGGGTACAGGCATACCTGATCAAGAACGTAAGCGGCGACGAACTGGTGTTCGCTATTAAACAGGTACACAGCGGGCGTAAGTACCTGGCCAACGAGCTGTCGTTACAACTATTGGATGAAAGATTAAAGGCACCGGTACAGGTGCTTGAAGGAGGAATAAAAGCAGAGCTATCGGCACGCGAAAAACTTGTACTTGAGCTGATGGCAGAGGGACTGACCAACCAGCAAATAGCCGACCGGCTATTTACCAGTAAGCGTACAGTGGAAGGGCATCGCCAGGCCATGATCAAAAAGACCGGCGTCAGCAATACCGCTTCACTCATCAAGTACGCCATGATCAATCAACTCATTTGACCTCAAACGGTGATCAGGTTAACGCTTTGCGCGCTGATAAAGGTACGGTAACGCCTGATGGCCTGTTCATCAGTGAACTGCTGCGTTTGCAAGCGTCCTTGTACGTAAACCAATGCGCCTTTATTGAGGTCGTGCACATTGATCAGCCGTTCGCCGATCTTGATATCATGCGTTTCGGTGTGAGTGGTAGTGGCCTCACGTCCTATTTGCTCTATCGTTAATAATGAAAAACAAAGTATACGCTCGCCGCCACTAACGTGCCAGCGGGGCTCTTTGATGATGCGTCCCATCAACATGACCTTATTTACACAAGAATTCTCTTTCATGTACGTTCCAAAAATGTATCTGACCTTGTAAGTGAACTGATCGAATCTGTCATCTCTTTCAGATCAAATGGCTTGGAGATAAAAACGTCGCAATGGTAATCGCCTAAAGAGCGGATCACCCTTGAATGTGCCGACATCAGCACCACCGGTAACTTGCAGGTAGCCTCATTGAATTTGACCTGGTGGCACATCTCGCCGCCATTGATACCATCAAGTATATAGTCAATGATCAAAATATCAGGTTCGTGCTGGTTTATCTCCTTTAATATATCTGGTGTTTCCAGCAAGCCGGTGACCTGATAACCTTCGTATGTAAGTATCTCGCTTAATACATCCAATACGGCTTCGTCGTTGTCTATGATCAGTATTCGTTTGCTACGCCCCTCTCTCGCCATGTTGATCTTTAGTTAGATGACGTAGCGAAGGTACAACCTATGGTTTTGGAACATAACGTATTTATACCCGAAAAACGTTTCGGTAAATACGTAAATTAATTATTGGTTAACCGGAGTGGATCACTGTAGCAGTGAGATACGGAAAGATCAATTGATCAGTCCGTTCTGTATGGCATAGCGGATCAGGGAGGCAGTGTTCTTGGTGCCGGTCTTTTCAATGAGCGACTGGCGGTAGTTCTCGATGGTGCGTTTGCTGGTGAACAGGCGGTCAGCGATCTCCTGGTTGGTCAGGCCGTCGGCGATGAGGATCAGCGTCTCGATCTCGCGTGAGGTGTATTCGATGCCGGTCTCGGCCTCTAATTTATGGCGGTTAGGCTGTTGGATCAGCCTGTCTAAAAAGCGTAGGGATAGTTCGGAGCAAATGTAACGGCCGTCGATATGGATATGCTGGAGCGAGAAGATCAGTTCATCGGCGCTTATGTTCTTGAGCAGGTAGCCGCTCACCCCAGCCTGGAAGGCTTGCACAACGTAGCGCTCGTGATCGAGCATACTCAGGATCACTACTTTTACGATCGAGCCCTGCTCTTTCAATCTTTCGGCCATCTCGATACCGCTCATTACGGGCATATTGATATCGGCCAGGATCATATCGGCGCTGATGCCACTATCGAGCAGGTCAAGTACCTCCTGGCCATTGAGTGCCTCGCCAACGATCTTAAGGTCCTTAACCTTTTCGAGCAGGTTACGGATGCCGTTGCGTACAATATTGTGGTCCTCTGCCAGTATGATCTTTACCATGGCGCTCTTTTAAGTATAACGCTAAAATATAGGAATATGCTTTTGGTGATCGATCAATTTTGCAAGATCAGCATGACCGTTACACAGATGCATTGATCTGGAAACGGTCGGATAAGGAGGCTTGAGGGTCACCGGCCACGTCATCAGGGTGCGGCATGGCGTAATATTCTCCCGTGATCAGCAGGCCCTGATCAGGCTGCTTTTCGACGGAGATCTTAAGAAAACCATGGGCCGCTTCGTTGTAGGTCACCAGGTCAACATCCTTTAATAATGGGCTATCGGCGGTAAAACGGGCATCATCGGTGGCGGCTATAGAGTGCAGTTCACTAAAACCGCCTGATCCTGCCACGATGTAGGTCAAAGAGCCGTTGGCGTAGTGTTTTTGGAAACGCTGATAGTTGTGCACATGGCCGCTTAATACCACATCTGGCCTGATACCTATCTGATCGAATACCCCTTCTAAAAGGCTGATCATATACGCGCTGGCGCCATGGTTGGTATCGGCTGAGTACGGCGCATGGTGCACGCACAAGATCACTGCCTTATCAGGGCGTTGGGCATTGGCGGCGATCAGTTCACTGATCAGCCATTGGCGTTGCTCCTCACTCACTGATCCGAACTTGGGCGTGTTGCTATGCATACCTATGATGGTGGCCAGTGGTGTATCCAGCGTCCAGTATACGTTGGGTTGCGTCATGCTTTTGCGTTCTGCTCCGTTGCTAAAGGGCACGATACGCGGCTCGGTGTCGCAAAAAACTGCGGTAAAAGCATCCAGGCTGCGGTATGGGTTCGCATCCTCGGGGTCTACCTCACTGTCATGATTACCGGCAATAGCAAATATGGGTCCCGGGTAGTTGCGGTAGGGCTCAAAGAACTGGCGTGCGTAACGCGCCGCCTGCCCGTGATGATAAACGATATCGCCCAAATGATACAGGAACTTGGGACGTTCCTTGTCGGTAAGATCGCCCTTGAACTGGCGGGCCATGGCATTTACCACCAGCTGCTGTGATCGCGGGTCGGTCACGTTACCGGTATCACCCACCATGTGGAACACCAGTTTGCGGGCATCGGGAGCCACGGCGGTCACCTCGCTCAGGTTCAAATGATAGGGGTATGCACCCGTGGGCTGGGGTAACGGCTGTATCTTATAACTATCGTCGGGCAAATCTTTCTTGAATACGGGGGTAGTATGTTTCTCTATCGCCATCAGGCTTTACGGGTTGGTGAACGGTGGCAAATCTACGGTTCACAATATAAATCAAAGGTTAAATGATGTTTTTATCCGGATGCAGCACCATCTCGATGTGGTCTATCCCATCCTCGTCATAGATCTCGCCTTCGGGCACGAAGCCTAACGAACCATAAAATTTGACCGCATAGTACTGAGCCCCGATGCGCACCGGCTGCGCGCCATACAGGTCAGCACACGCCTGGATCGATCTTTCCATCAACTCACGCCCTAAGCCGGTGCCCCTGAACGCAGGCGAGGTGACCACTCGACCGATCGATACTTCGGCATACGACACCCCTGCCGGCACGATGCGGCTATAAGCGGCCAGCGCTTCGCCCTTGTACAGCAACAGGTGATGGCATTTCTGGTCCTTATCATCAGCATCCAGGAAAACGCAGTTCTGCTCTACCACAAATACCTCGCTGCGCAGCTTTAATAATTGGTACAGTTGAATGTTGCTCAGTTGCTCGAATGACCGGATGACACTGGTAGTTTCCATAACACAAAGGTATGACAATTTAGTACCTAAAATGCCTTGCAAGCCCAACGCACATGAACAAAAACGACCAACGCAGGGTTAGTAGTGTTACCTGACCGAGGTATGAATATGAAGAAAGAGTTCAATATAGACAAGCTTTACGACCGTGTTTGGGACTGGCTGATCGCTTACGGGCCACGCTTTTTGCTGGGTATGGTGGTATTATTTGTGGGCATGTGGCTCATCCGCTGGCTGCTCGACCGCTCCCGCCAAGGTATGCACCGTAAAGAGATAGACCCATCGGCCAAACCGTTCCTGATCAGCATGTTGGGCGTGGCCATGCGGGTACTGCTCATCATCGGTGTGATGCAGATCATAGGACTTGAGTTGACGCTATTCACTGCCGTAGTAGGCGCCTTTGGTGTGGCCGCCGGCCTGGCCCTTTCGGGCACGTTACAGAACTTTGCCAGCGGTATCATGATCTTGCTGCTCAAGCCCTTCGTGATCGGCGATAATATACTTGCGCAGGGATTGGAAGGCACCGTGACCTCCATCGAGATATTTTATACCACCGTGACCACCTTTGACAACCGGGTGGTGATCATCCCCAACAGCAAACTCTCTAACGAGGTGATCATCAACATCAGCCGTGAAGGCAAGCGCCGAATGGATATCTCCTTTAAACTGCCCAATCAAATAGCCCTTACAGAGGCCAGGCAGGTGATCAACAATGCCATTGATAAGGTGAGCAACGTGTTGGTAGAACCCGCGCGCCGCATAGGTGTAAGCGAGCTGCAGTACGATGGTTACGTGGTGATGGTGAACGTTTGGGTGAACGCCCATGGCTATTACGACACCAAACTAACGCTACAGGAGACCATACTACAGGACATAAAGGATGCGGGCATCAAACTGCCCGGGTTATAAAAGCGCGAACAGCAGGATGCTGTAGGCTTACTGGCTAACGCTAAGGCCGGTAACATTCTCGCTGATGGTCTTTTTGTCGGTGATCTTACCAACGCTCACATTATTGAGCGTCACATTCTTTACCGGCAACTCTTTTTGCCCCTGTATCCTCGACATGAACTGCGCTTCTTTAGCGGTGATGTTACGCAGATGAACATCGCTGATCGGTGTCAGCTTTTTAATGGTGGTAGGTACCAGGTCGCGCCATTGGTAAAGCACGTCGGTCTCTATGCCCAATACGCCCAGGTCGATCTTGCCCGAACTGATATTGACCATGTTGATGTTCTTGACGTAGCCACCCATTCTCTCATTGGTCTTAATGAAGAGCAAATGGCCCAGTTTGGCGCCATCCTGTACGGTACAGTTCTCGGCCAAAACGTTCTCTATACCGCCCGAAAGTTCGCTGCCTATGGCGATCAGCTGGTGACCGTTCTTCACGAGGCAGTTACGGATCACGATGTTCTTGGACGGGGTCTTCAACCGCCAGCCCTCGGGGTTGCGGCCCGATTTGATGGCCACAGCATCATCGCCCTGGTCAAATTCACAATTTTCGATCAGCACGTTCTGGCTCATTTCGGGGTCTACCCCGTCGTTGTTATGGCCGTGCGCATATACCTTCAATTTGCGGATCACTACGTTGGTACACAAGTACGGGTGTATGGTCCAAAATGGACTATTCTGTATGGACACGCCCTCTATAAGCACATTATTGCAGCGGTTGAACTGGATGAACTGCGGGCGCAGGTGCGCCGTATCATTCACCATTTGCCTTTGCTCAACAGGCACATACTTTTCGGCCATCTGGTACAGGCGTTTCAGGCTTAGCATATGTGGCCTTGGCCTTGCGAACCATACCTTCCAAACATCCATCTTGGCCTTTAACTGTCCCTCGCCGGTAATGGCCACATTATCGCATTTATAAGCGTAGATCAAAGGCGAGTAGTTATAGCACTCCATGCCCTCCCAGGTGGTGTGCACGGCGGGCAGATAATCTTGCGGATCATCAGAGAACAGCAGCGTAGCGCCTTTGCTTAAGTGTAGCTCCACATTGCTTTTAAAATGCACCTTGACCGTAGGCCACTCACCGGGTGGGATCACCACCACGCCGCCACCTGCCGCATTGGCTCTGGTAATGGCGTCGGCTATGGCTTTGCTATTACGGGTCTTGTCCCGTTCGGCGGTGCCTAAGCCGGTCACCTCAAATTTGGGGCATCTGGACAGATCAGGCACCTTGATGGCCGGCATAGCAAAAGGGGCTTTTACGGTCACTTTGGTGAACTGTACTTTGCTCCCTTTTTGAGCTTGTGAAACGAATGGCGATGCCGCGAGGGCCACCAACAGCATGATCTTGTTGAAACTACGCATGCTCAATATTAAACATTTATAACCATTTGCAAGGCAGGCGCGCCCGGTATCGATCAGAACTTTAAAGCCACGCTACCCAGGAACTGGGCTGGTGCCTGCGGTGTCAAACGCACCGACCAGGCCTTTTCGCTGGTGAGGTTGTTGACCTTAAAGCTTACGCGATATTTAGGCTGATCATAAAATAGCGCGGCATCAAACATGGTGTACGACGGGATGATCACCTTGGTGGTACGGTTGTTCAATTGGTACGACCGGCTACCGTAATTACCACCGAAACCGGCACCCAAACCGTTCAATTGACCTTTAGACACACGGTAGCTTGCCCAAAAGTTGATCATTTGATCAGGGCCCGAACCATCAGGGCGTAAGCCATTGATATCGGCATTGGCATTGGTGATCACGCTGTAGTTATAGGCGTACCCGGCCACTACATTGAAGCCGGTAAAGGGGTTGGCGGTCAGGTCCACCTCAACGCCCTGGCTTTTGCGGGTACCATCCTGAATAGAGTAGTTGGTATTGTTAGGGTCGGTGCGCAATACATTCTTCACCCTGATATCATAGTAGCTCACCGAGCCGGTAAGGCGATGGCCGAACAAGTTGCCTTTAGCGCCGAATTCCATCTGGTTGGCATGCTCGGGCCTGAACGGTGTACCATCGGCGGCCTGACCGCTCCGGTTAAAGAAACCGCCCATGTAGTTACCGAACAACGACAGCCTGTCCTTAGCCACCTCATACACCAATCCCATTTTTTGTGATACGGATGTTTGCTTGTACGGACCTATGGATACGCCATTGGCACCAAGTCCGCCGGCGGTTTGCCCGGTATTGACATTGTAAACGCCCAGATACTGGTAACGATCCACCCTGATGCTACCCATTACCAGCAACTGATCGGTGATGTTGAACGCATCTGACACGTAAGCGGCATAGGTATTATCACGGTTCTTCTCCTTACGCAATGTGCCACCGGTATTGGCGGCCGAATCTACCTTGAAACGGCTGATGCGATAATTGGCATTAGGCACCAGGTAATTTACCGCAGGCAGGTTAACGGTAACGCGGTCAAAATCGTTGAAATTATTATAATAATCGAGCCCTGCCACGATGCGGTTGCGGTGGTCAGCGATGTTCAGATCACCGATAAAGTTCTGCTGAATATCCGTAGCGATAAAATTAGTGGCGCCAACGATGATGTTAGGGATCAGCGTGTTGTTGGCCCTGCCGTTGAGCGCGGTGATATATCCGTTAATAGTGGAGCGTGCACGTGACACCACGGTCTGTGATGTCCACTGGCTTGATATCTTGTAATTGGCCTGGGCAAAAATATTGAGCATTTGTGTACTGTAGGTCAGGTCATTGCTCATGAAGGTGCGGTTGTAAGGCACGCCGATATCTTCAATGGTCTGTGTTTTACCACTGGTGGTAAGCGGGTTAAAACGCACTACGGAGGTGCCTTTTTCCTGACCGAACTCTACCTCCAGCAGTAACGACAGCCGGTCGGTGATCTGGTACGAGAAACTTGGCGCCAGCGACAGATTATTGGTGAAGCCCTGATCCTGAAACGTTTTTTGGTGCGTAGTGGCCGCATTGAGGCGGAACAGGGCCGTTTTATCGGCGTTCACCGGACTGTTCACATCTACGGTCAAGCGGTTCAGGTTCCAGCTACCGCCAGTGTAAGCCACCTCGCCGCCCACATCATTATATGGCCGCTTGGTGACGCGGTTGAACAGGCCACCGTAGCTGCTGGATATATTGGTACCGAACAATGTGGTGGATGGACCTTTGATGGCCTCGATACGTTCCAGGTTCACCGGATCGATCGACGAGAAGGCCGCACCGGCCACACCATTACGGGCATTGGGTTCCGTCTCGAAACCACGCGAACGGAAGGTCACCCGGCCCTGGTTAGCGATCATAGGGATGCCCGCACCCGGTACGTTCTTGGAGATGCTTCCAAGATCGATGGCCACCTGTTCCTGAATGAGTTCTTTGGAAACGGTGTTATACACCTGCGGGTTCTCCAGGTATTTGAGGGGCATCCGCGCCACAAAGCGGGTCTCTTTTTTGGAGAACTTGTTAGTGCCGCTGGCTACGGTCACTTCCTGTAAAGCCTGTACGTTCTCTTTAGGAAGTTGGTGATCGGCGGTAACGGTTTGCCCGGCCACAACGGTCACTTCTATATCTTTCTCGGTGGCACCCAATACCTGTATCTTGATGTGGTACCTACCGGGTGAAACGTTGTTGAACGTGTAATGTCCGTTCCCGTTAGTTAGTGTGGCCCGGCCCGTCTCTTTAATGGATACCGATACCGAAGCAAAGGGCTGACCATCTATCAGGGTCACGGTTCCGGTGATGGTGCCGGTGTTTTGTGCTAATAAAGGCTGAAAAGTGAACAGCAGAAAAGTAACCAGGACGGCTCGTAAAAATAGGGTCATGCAGCAATAATTAGGGTTGATGCTGCAAATATATGACCTTTATTTATAATTGGTCTAAATAATATTAAAGTTCATCCCCAATTTGTTACACTTGCCCCAAGTGTTAAGCAGCTCCCTTGTTATCCCAATGATCTTTGATCACCTTGCCCTCGGCATCGGTCACTATGCGGCGCACAAAACGGTCACCTTTGATCATACCCTGCTCATTGAATTCGCCCAGGAACAACAGCACCGGGCGGCCTATCGCGTCCGTTTTAAATTGCAGGTCGTACCTCCCCATCTGTTTCTCGATCATGGCATCAGCCTCGTAGGTGCGGTTCAATATCTTCATGATCTGTTTACCCAGTTTCATACGCTTGACTATAAAGTTTGACCAACGGCCGCTTGAGCGGCCTTGTTAGCTGTAAGGGATCGGATCTGAAAATAAGTTATAGGGATCGGCTAAACGGAACGCCCCGGTCCGAACATTCGGACTCAAGGGCGTATATCTATTTTACAGATCAGCGCGCTGGTTGTTTGGAAGATGATGGCGTCAAGCCGGCAAGAGTTGGGCCTTAGTTCATGCGTTGTATAGCTTCGAGCACGGCACGCATCCGCTCCATCACTGCTTGCTGATGCGCGGCCGATATCTCGCTTTCCAACTGGGCCGACAATACGCGCAACTCGGCGAACAGGTCGCTTTTTTGGTAAGTATCGCTGCTGACGCTGGTATCTAACAATTGCGGCCGCACCAGGTAACTGATTTGTCCTTGATCTTCGATATGGTAGCAACTAACACGCACGTTCCTTAACTTACGGTCACGGTCCCAATGCCTGATCGGTCGTTCGTAAGTAATGTCTCCTTGAAGTTCTCTCACCTTGGCCCTCAGCGATGGGGTATCCTCTTTTGGTCTGATGTCCGCATATGGTCATCGTCATAAAATCGGCGTGGGTAAACCCGTAGTGATGGGTAGCGGCCTCGTTCACCTCCAAAAAACGCAAACTCGCCGGGTCGAACATCCACATGGGCTCCGTACTTTGATAGAA
This window harbors:
- a CDS encoding glycoside hydrolase family 28 protein, which produces MKKIFLFACLTAFTFAAHAQDLVITRYGVKVNDSTILNTKAIQKVIDKAAANGGGTVVIPKGTYLSGALFFKPKTHLRLMEGAVLKGSDNINDYPLLPSRMEGRKLDYYAALVNAYQVNGFTITGPGMINGNGARFWKQFWDHRDSMRKAGKESTNLEVHRPRLLFIWGCNNVTIKNAKLVNSGFWTTHLYQCQNVLIENCRITSPFEPVPAPSSDGVDIDVCKKVTVRNCYVSVNDDAICIKGGKGPNAHQLPENGIVEDVLVENCTIGPAHATLTLGSESIHARNIVMRNCKVNNDMPLLKLKMRPDTYQHFENIRVENITGKCGKIIEIAPWKQFFDLGGSAEKPFGTVHDITLSNIKVDCLKFGELEGNPLDKVSNITFKNITATAKDPELKNIYKGIKAENVTVNGAPLKL
- a CDS encoding response regulator — encoded protein: MIKILLAEDHAIVRNALKELLEKVPTIRVVGEALNGSDVISMITTLEADILLADLNMPGLNGVDLARQLNQQKHPIKVMMLTMHDHRSYVIDAFRAGVQAYLIKNVSGDELVFAIKQVHSGRKYLANELSLQLLDERLKAPVQVLEGGIKAELSAREKLVLELMAEGLTNQQIADRLFTSKRTVEGHRQAMIKKTGVSNTASLIKYAMINQLI
- a CDS encoding GNAT family N-acetyltransferase is translated as METTSVIRSFEQLSNIQLYQLLKLRSEVFVVEQNCVFLDADDKDQKCHHLLLYKGEALAAYSRIVPAGVSYAEVSIGRVVTSPAFRGTGLGRELMERSIQACADLYGAQPVRIGAQYYAVKFYGSLGFVPEGEIYDEDGIDHIEMVLHPDKNII
- a CDS encoding response regulator — translated: MAREGRSKRILIIDNDEAVLDVLSEILTYEGYQVTGLLETPDILKEINQHEPDILIIDYILDGINGGEMCHQVKFNEATCKLPVVLMSAHSRVIRSLGDYHCDVFISKPFDLKEMTDSISSLTRSDTFLERT
- a CDS encoding response regulator transcription factor, which codes for MVKIILAEDHNIVRNGIRNLLEKVKDLKIVGEALNGQEVLDLLDSGISADMILADINMPVMSGIEMAERLKEQGSIVKVVILSMLDHERYVVQAFQAGVSGYLLKNISADELIFSLQHIHIDGRYICSELSLRFLDRLIQQPNRHKLEAETGIEYTSREIETLILIADGLTNQEIADRLFTSKRTIENYRQSLIEKTGTKNTASLIRYAIQNGLIN
- a CDS encoding GAF domain-containing sensor histidine kinase; amino-acid sequence: MLQIFNFEESPLFDQEMPTHTDHHPQQEPANAAHPPPDVTDHDLISQLGQALAHAHQPEQIKAIAARLLAEVTERDRIAAEAAKAEEQLRNSADRYRTLLNSIDEGFCIIEMIHDENGKPIDYLFVEVNHIFEKQTGLRDVVGKKVSHLSPLTEDHWLQDYDNVARTGQPMRVENYHAGTERWYLANAARVGHAGSKQVGVVFEDITERKRFEQRQALLLQLTDALRPVADPTQIQQTMAHTIRDFYKVDRCFYAEIENGDAIIRRDACPADLPSIAGTYAIGSMRLFNSVLDAGKPFIVTDAHTSPILDEELRALCLSLQIISFLDVPVIKHGVPVGILCITHSVPREWDDFDIELAAEIAERTWTAVERSHAQAALHRAEADERVRKVMLQNQQETFKATLSIQEEERRRISESLHNGLGQLLYGIKISLSHLTCDQATADPNTFITHKQYTDQLLSQAIRESRRISHELIPAMLEDFGLKAAIEDICKQFSNGVQFRCKITGITERLDGYLELAIFRIVQELLTNVIKHAKATLVWANVKLQNEVIIISVKDNGKGFNTTVGKRPGIGLASIRSKMKLMNGDVKVITAANEGSTVKVTLPLQRTDS
- a CDS encoding single-stranded DNA-binding protein, whose amino-acid sequence is MKENSCVNKVMLMGRIIKEPRWHVSGGERILCFSLLTIEQIGREATTTHTETHDIKIGERLINVHDLNKGALVYVQGRLQTQQFTDEQAIRRYRTFISAQSVNLITV
- a CDS encoding metallophosphoesterase family protein — protein: MAIEKHTTPVFKKDLPDDSYKIQPLPQPTGAYPYHLNLSEVTAVAPDARKLVFHMVGDTGNVTDPRSQQLVVNAMARQFKGDLTDKERPKFLYHLGDIVYHHGQAARYARQFFEPYRNYPGPIFAIAGNHDSEVDPEDANPYRSLDAFTAVFCDTEPRIVPFSNGAERKSMTQPNVYWTLDTPLATIIGMHSNTPKFGSVSEEQRQWLISELIAANAQRPDKAVILCVHHAPYSADTNHGASAYMISLLEGVFDQIGIRPDVVLSGHVHNYQRFQKHYANGSLTYIVAGSGGFSELHSIAATDDARFTADSPLLKDVDLVTYNEAAHGFLKISVEKQPDQGLLITGEYYAMPHPDDVAGDPQASLSDRFQINASV